CATTAAACTGGCATTTGGAGATATCATATGAAAGGCTGTCATGCTCTGACAATGATTTTAAAAATGTGAACCATGATGTCGGTTTTGTTTGCGCATCCAAGAATTTAAAACCTAATAAAGTCCGTTGAAAGATTTTTGTGTGTTTAAATATCCTTAACCGGTATTATGGAGTTTGGAACTTTGGATCATCATCATTGCCTTTATTGCTAACaatttttgatatatttctAGGAGTAATATATATAGCTTATGGCAAACCTATGGCTTGAAACTCCTTCCAGGTCATTATGTATGGTTATTTAATCTTTGTTCTTGGTTCAATCAAAATCCCTCTCGGGATGGTTAGCATTTCCTCGTTGTTCTTCAGTAGAGTTCATGTAGATAGTCTTTGCTTTCTTTCGAGTTGGCACCCACCCGATACCCTTTTAATGGATTAcctatttattctttttttcccccttaattCATATGTAGAAATGACATTTTCATTCCGTTACCTCCGGAGAGATGGATGGGTTTTTGTATTAGTATTTTTAAATGGAAAACTGATAATTTTTAACCCTGTCTTTTTGCAGGTTTATTCTCTTGTAGATGGTCCTGCACATATTATTTGGAAAGAGATAGTAGTTTCAGTCTCCATTGTTGAAATTAGCCACAAGGCCGTGCCTGCTGTTGATTGGCTCAAGTATGCGCGTCAAACAAGCCAATTCCTATTGTCATGAACTTTATAGCATTACTAGTTGAGGAACTTGTACTTCAGTTATAGCATTTAGCAAAATCGTTCATGGTCCATCAAATCAGTTTCCTTGACTTGCGTTATAACCCCCTGTATCTTTTCCTTTGAGAACGAATTTTGATTTCGGTCAAGAAATCTTACACTACAAAGAGGGCCAATGAGTTCTAGTTCTTGGCTCTCCTGTCCATTTCTCTGGGTTATCACTtggattgattttaattttttgggcTTTTATTCAGTgctttaattttgaaatttagtCATGACTAAAAAGGCAGAACTACTTTTCCCGTTATTTTCTTTTACTTCATTACATTCTGCTTAGTGAATGGCTGCTGAGATAAATTCATATTTAGGATATTTAGATCTTTTGGGGATTTGATTATTGTGAGCATGAAAATTGTTTAGCCTGGTTTGGTATTTTGGCATTTAAAATTTTGAGCTTGCTGCTGTTCATTAAATTcatttagttttagttttatttaattatgatgtATTCTGTTTTCAGCTATGACGGCATACTATTGAACGCTCTGGAGGCAAAGGATGTCTTTTCATGGTatgattcttttcttttttttcatggcTTTATTTCCAGCACATGGAACTTCCAAAACTTTTGGTGttatttattttcctcttctcatttttttgttctATAATATGTTCTTCTGGATTTATTTTATTAGAAGAATAAcagatttttattgttttttgcaTTCTCAAATTTCAGTTGATCCTCATTCAACTTCTTGAGACAGAAATATTGAACTGTTCAAAGTGATCCATCAGCAGTCTCTTATATATTTAAATCAAATGAACAATGCATGGCTTTTGTGTTGTTACAACATCCCTATTAGAATGTACTTGTGAATCTTCCTTGGCTTTGCACCGTGAGCTAGATGGCTTTCAAAGAATGAAACTGCATAGGGGGCTTTacactttttctttatttttctccaaCGTATAGCTTGGTTTGGTATTGCTTACTTTATATGCCTTGGCTTGTTTTTGCTTACTTTTACCCTTTTTTCCTAAAAAGCAAGCAGAAGAAGTAATGCCAAACCAACATTAGATGAAGATCAGACCTGCTAGTATTGAGTATTACTTCTtaaaaattttacttttgaagTCAATTAAAGTGAACTGTACTTGGAACAGTTTTATGCAGGAGCCTTTTAAATCTATACCTCTTATATGGACTATCCATGAAGCAGATCTTGCTATTCGTTCAAGACTATATGCTTCAGCTGGGAAGACTGACCTTCTAAATGACTGGAAAAAGGTTTTTAACCGTGCTACAGTTGTTGTCTTCCCAACCTATGCCCTGCCGGTAATTATTTTTAGTCAAATTATGTTTTCCTGGTTGAATCTATACTCTACTATTGTTATTCCTCTTCACTTGCATGGGGagtatttttattatttctgcTGATAAAAACTACTTTTTAGTGGATCCTCATCCAATCTAGAAAGAGAGTGGACTGATGCAAAGAAATAATTAGAGAGAGGTTGAGAACTTTAAATAATGCTTGCTTTCACTTTGGAAAGAAAGCAAATTAATCATATTTAGTCACAGAAGATTGCCACTTTTGTGCATCCATTGCTAGAAGTACGTTCTAGGCGGTCTTGACTATTGAGCTCGTATTTCTCTCCAGTGTTCTTATTTCTTTCTGTACTTTTCAATAGATGCTCTACTCTGCATTTGACACTGGAAACTATTACGTCATTCCTGGTTCTCCTGCGGAAGCATGGGAAGCAGAGAATATGATGGCATCTTACAAAGATAATCTACGTGTGAAGATGGGCTATGGGCCTGACGACATTGTCATTGCAGTTGTGGGAAGTGAGTTCTTGTACAGGGGCTTGTGGCTGGAGCATGCACTTGTTTTACAGTCTTTAGTACGGCTTTATGCGGTTGATAATCTAACTTCGAATCTCAAAATTCTTGTTTTAAGTGGGCATTCAACAAATAATCACAGTGCAGTTGTGGAGGTATGAATAAAGACTCGAAACTCTGTTTCAGCATGTCTCTGGATAGGTTTACTGAGCTTTGATTCTTCAATACCGATTTCACTATATTCCTTTCTCCTCAGGCCATCGCTCTTAAATTAAGTTATCCTACTGGTGCTGTGAAGCACATATCTGCTGATGGGGATGCAGAAGGTGTTTTAAGCATGGCTGATATTGTGGTGTATGGATCCTTCCTTGAGGAGCAATCTTTTCCAAAAATTCTCGTTAAAGCCATGTGCTTTGGGAAACTAGTTATAGCCCCAGACCTCTCCATGATCAAGAAATACGTACGCTTCAAATTACTTTTCTTTATTTGTCCAATGCATAATGAATTAGCTATTAATGTCAAGCGTTGCTTTGAATTGTGGAAGGGATTATCTTCCATTAACTATATCGAACTTGAAAGGCCATTCAGTTCTATTTTGGGGCCATGCCTTCTAGATTAATATGGAGTGTAGTCTTTTTGGTAGCCTCAAGCCAAGTTTTAGTTGGTTGCTTTTGATCCTTTAACGCCTTTTATCTGCATATCCATTTGAGtatttttctcatttcatgGGCTTGCTATTTGCTGGCCATAGTTGCCTCTATTTTGGAATAAAAATGTTAAGAATCTCGCATGACCTaactttttttattcaaatttttttttttgctttgagtGAATGCTCTGAAAGTCATCATTCTGATGTAAAGCATAAACCTGTTCAATCAATGTTTTGTAACTAGCAAAATATACTTCAAGATTGCTGAATATTTGTGGCTCCAGTGATTAGCATATGTGCAATTTCTTTTGGTGTAAATAATATAAGATGAGGCCGTATCTAATAGTTCTTTATTTTCTGCTGGCATTAATGATGATTTtggggaaaataaaaataaaaatttctgcTTGCTAGTCTAATTTGTTCATTTATGTTGCATCTTTATAAAGGAAACTAATGACTTTGTTGGCAATAATAATTAGGTTGATGACAGGGCGAATGGGTATCTTTTCCCTAAGGAGAAAATTAAGGTTCTGCCACAGATTATATTGCAAGCAATCTCAAAAGGAAATTTATCTCCTTCATCAAGCAATGTGGCTTCTTTGGCTAGGAAAACTGCTAAGAATCTGATGGTTTCGGAAACTGTTGATGGTTATGCTTTGCTACTTGAAAACGTTCTCAAGCTTCCATCTGAAGTTTCACACCCAAAGGAAATTAGTGAAATcccttcaaaatataaaaaggaATGGCGCTGGCATCTAGTTAAAGACTTTTTAAATTCaacatatgaaaataaaagcttGAGAAGTTACAGATTTTTAGACAAGGTTGAGGAACAGTGGAACAATACTCACAGGGAGAGCTCTGGTTTCACAGCTGCTACCGATGACTCATTTTCGTATGACATCTGGGCTGAGGAAAGGTACAATGAAATGGTCAAttccagaagaagaagagaagaagaagaggtaaGGGTTGTTCTTGACGGTAGCACATGTTAATGAATTTGGATGATTTCTGGCATCCTTTGTATGAGTGGACACTATCTGAATATCATGTTGTTTTTAATATCACACAGTTAAAAGATAGAACTGAACAACCTCATGGAAAATGGGAGGATGTGTATCGAAGTGCCAAAAGGGCTGATCGGTTGAAGAATGAATTGCATGAAAGGGACGAAGGGGAGCTTGAAAGAACGGGTCAACCATTGTGTATTTATGAACCATACTATGGGGAAGGAACTTGGCCTTTTCTACACAATTATTCACTTTATCGTGGTATTGGGCTGGTGAGTTTGGGAACGCATTGTCTTATCTGTGCGGCTACATCTACTGCTATTTGTATCGCGCATAGTatgccttttttattttctgatgtATTTCTATAAAAGAAGCAAtatttttttgtgcattgaTTTGGGTGAAATGATTTGGCAATTGCAGTCCAGCAAAGGTCGAAGACCGAAGACAGATGATATCGATGCACCCTCTCGTTTGGCACTTCTTAACAACCCTTACTATCGAGACATACTTGGTGAATATGGAGCATTTTTTGCAATTGCAAATCGGGTCGACCGGATTCACAAAAATGCTTGGGTAGGGTTTCAATCTTGGAGAGCAACCGCGAGAAAGGTAAAAGTCCTTAAGCCTGCAGGCCCAGACCTTTTGTGCTTAATGTCTTTATCTGTTACTGAAGCATGAATTATAGCGTGTATGGAATTTCTTACctttcatgttaaattttttgaaacaaCCAACTTTTAAAAGCATAACCTTGAGTGTcgaatgaatgaaaaaataggCCATCTCATTCATTCTACCGCTATACCTTAGTGAGTATTGTTTGACGGAAGTAAATGGAAGAAAACAAAGCAGTTATAgaattttttgtgcattttagcaCCTTCATATCCTGACTTGTTCCCTTATTTAGGCTTCATTGTCTAGGATTGCTGAAAAGTCACTTTTAGATTCAATACAATCTCGAAGGCATGGAGACGCACTCTACTTTTGGGTTCGCATGGACATGGATCCAAGAAACCACTTGCGACAGGATTTTTGGTCTTTCTGTGATGCTATAAATGCTGGAAATTGCAAGTAAGAGATGTGACGTTTGACTTTTGatttattatataattttgtGCCTCTGTGCTTGAACTTGTGAAtatcttttctctttcttctactTCATTTAGACTTTAACCGTACATCTCCACTGAATGATTTTTCTTAAGGTTTGCTTTCTCTGAGACCCTTAAGAAGATGTATGGCATAAAGAATGACTTGGAGTCTTTACCACTCATGCCTGAAGATGGTTACACATGGTCTGTCATGCATAGTTGGGTGTTGCCGACAAGGTCATACCTAGAATTCGTTATGTTTTCAAGGTATGTTGCTTTTGTGGGTTTAACTAGATGTGCTTTCCATTGAGGGAGTTCATTCCCTTTTAATCTGTTTTCTATGTAGAATGTTTGTGGATGCCCTGGATGCGCAGATGTATGATGATCACCATGAAACTGGGCGCTGTTACTTGAGTTTATCTAAGGTAATCTCTGTTCATAAGTTCTG
This sequence is a window from Tripterygium wilfordii isolate XIE 37 chromosome 8, ASM1340144v1, whole genome shotgun sequence. Protein-coding genes within it:
- the LOC120004097 gene encoding uncharacterized protein LOC120004097; this translates as MGSLESGVSLKRDHPLRSSSAGRTDRLKPRSRWSRFLLFKKLDYILLICAMGVCICFLFLFQMFLPGLKVEKSGSSWRDGGMDYGNLMGLKEMGGLDFGEGIRFEPSKILNKFQKENEGVNLSNRTLQRFGLRKPQLALVFANLLVDPQQLLMVTLATALQEIGYTIEVYSLVDGPAHIIWKEIVVSVSIVEISHKAVPAVDWLNYDGILLNALEAKDVFSCFMQEPFKSIPLIWTIHEADLAIRSRLYASAGKTDLLNDWKKVFNRATVVVFPTYALPMLYSAFDTGNYYVIPGSPAEAWEAENMMASYKDNLRVKMGYGPDDIVIAVVGSEFLYRGLWLEHALVLQSLVRLYAVDNLTSNLKILVLSGHSTNNHSAVVEAIALKLSYPTGAVKHISADGDAEGVLSMADIVVYGSFLEEQSFPKILVKAMCFGKLVIAPDLSMIKKYVDDRANGYLFPKEKIKVLPQIILQAISKGNLSPSSSNVASLARKTAKNLMVSETVDGYALLLENVLKLPSEVSHPKEISEIPSKYKKEWRWHLVKDFLNSTYENKSLRSYRFLDKVEEQWNNTHRESSGFTAATDDSFSYDIWAEERYNEMVNSRRRREEEELKDRTEQPHGKWEDVYRSAKRADRLKNELHERDEGELERTGQPLCIYEPYYGEGTWPFLHNYSLYRGIGLSSKGRRPKTDDIDAPSRLALLNNPYYRDILGEYGAFFAIANRVDRIHKNAWVGFQSWRATARKASLSRIAEKSLLDSIQSRRHGDALYFWVRMDMDPRNHLRQDFWSFCDAINAGNCKFAFSETLKKMYGIKNDLESLPLMPEDGYTWSVMHSWVLPTRSYLEFVMFSRMFVDALDAQMYDDHHETGRCYLSLSKDKHCYSRLLELLINVWAYHSARRMVYINPETGMMQEQHMFQSRRGKMWIKWFSYSTLKSMDEDLAEEADIDHPTRRWLWPSTGEVFWQGVLEREKNQRYRQKERRKQRSKEKISRIKGKRRYQVIGRYVRPPPEDKENLNSTMATLKANR